In one Mucilaginibacter ginsenosidivorax genomic region, the following are encoded:
- a CDS encoding LytR/AlgR family response regulator transcription factor yields the protein MNIVIIEDEGLVADDLELNIRKLMDEPVDIVQIKSVKEGLAYFKTADAPDLIFSDIQLGDGLSFEIFVAGLVAVPVVFCTAYDEYALDAFKANGIDYILKPFTSKTLNDALQKYRRLKELFSTDQTPQYEALIQMLAGKEKQKAASVLVYHQDKIIPVSLDDIAMFYLANEITHLLTFSGKTFYPNKNLDELERISGNYFFRANRQYLICRKAIKDVSNFFSRKLSINLNVPFAEKVIVSKGKAPQFLSWLAKG from the coding sequence ATGAACATCGTAATTATTGAAGATGAAGGCCTGGTTGCCGATGACCTGGAACTGAACATTAGGAAACTGATGGATGAGCCTGTTGATATTGTACAAATCAAGTCGGTAAAAGAGGGCCTCGCGTATTTTAAAACAGCCGATGCGCCGGACCTGATTTTTAGCGATATCCAATTAGGTGATGGGCTTAGCTTTGAAATTTTTGTTGCCGGATTGGTAGCCGTTCCCGTAGTTTTTTGCACCGCTTATGACGAATATGCCTTAGACGCTTTTAAGGCCAATGGGATAGATTATATTCTGAAGCCATTTACCAGTAAAACGCTGAACGATGCCCTTCAAAAATACAGGCGGTTAAAAGAGCTGTTCTCCACAGACCAAACACCACAGTATGAAGCTCTGATACAGATGCTGGCGGGAAAAGAGAAGCAAAAGGCCGCCTCGGTGCTGGTTTATCACCAGGATAAGATCATCCCGGTTAGCCTGGACGATATTGCTATGTTTTACCTGGCCAACGAAATTACCCACCTGCTTACATTTTCGGGGAAAACGTTTTATCCCAATAAAAATCTTGATGAGTTGGAGCGCATCTCCGGAAATTACTTCTTCAGGGCAAACAGGCAATACCTGATTTGCCGGAAGGCTATAAAAGATGTATCTAATTTTTTTTCGCGAAAACTTTCCATAAACCTCAACGTGCCATTTGCCGAAAAGGTTATTGTTAGCAAAGGCAAGGCCCCGCAATTTTTGAGCTGGCTTGCAAAAGGCTGA
- a CDS encoding sensor histidine kinase — protein MQESLPVKRLNRLSWLLSVIIGVIFYLIISRSGSAEPVFPYTLLTMSGILVVGYADVGLMLLLLPWFQLRSKKFTIYRRLLTYPASVFIYLALWPVFAYVAHKKWSFGDVGLFFAFVGSGIVINTMIMILHDSVLLYEHKLYSELELSRLKAANAEATNLLLKQQIQPHFLFNALNTLKALYHKDVQTADTYIVHMANFLRASIFHHTSNVAKLEDEVSLLLDYLEMQRIRFGAALNCTITLPEETLKEYYLPSFSLQPLLENAIKHNNFTREDPLCVTISQQDDWLVISNNRQVKNIKVASTNYGLANLAERYHIWSGDDIIIKEEQNSFSVSIKFLKNEHRNY, from the coding sequence ATGCAGGAAAGTTTGCCCGTAAAACGTTTAAATCGCTTAAGCTGGTTGCTATCGGTAATTATCGGCGTTATCTTTTATCTTATCATTTCCCGCAGCGGTTCTGCCGAGCCGGTGTTTCCCTATACATTGCTAACCATGTCGGGAATTTTAGTGGTTGGTTATGCAGATGTTGGCCTTATGCTCCTTTTACTACCCTGGTTTCAGTTGCGGTCAAAAAAATTCACCATATACCGCCGCCTGTTAACCTACCCTGCAAGTGTATTTATTTACCTGGCGCTATGGCCCGTATTTGCCTATGTGGCACATAAAAAATGGTCCTTTGGGGATGTTGGTTTGTTTTTTGCCTTTGTTGGCTCCGGCATCGTAATTAACACCATGATCATGATTTTGCACGATTCTGTTTTGCTATATGAGCATAAACTATATAGCGAGCTGGAGCTTTCCAGGCTAAAGGCAGCCAATGCCGAAGCTACCAACCTGCTGCTAAAACAGCAGATACAACCTCATTTTTTGTTCAATGCGTTAAATACATTGAAAGCGTTATATCATAAAGATGTGCAAACTGCCGATACCTATATTGTGCACATGGCCAACTTTTTAAGGGCATCTATATTTCATCATACATCAAACGTAGCAAAACTGGAAGATGAAGTGAGCCTTTTGTTGGATTACCTGGAAATGCAGCGGATAAGGTTTGGTGCCGCGCTCAATTGCACCATAACGCTGCCCGAAGAAACTTTAAAAGAGTACTATCTGCCATCGTTTTCGTTGCAGCCATTATTAGAGAATGCCATTAAGCACAATAATTTTACCCGCGAAGATCCGCTTTGTGTAACCATTAGCCAGCAGGACGACTGGCTGGTTATCAGCAATAACAGGCAGGTAAAAAATATTAAAGTTGCATCAACCAATTACGGCCTGGCCAACCTGGCCGAAAGGTACCACATATGGTCGGGGGATGATATTATCATTAAAGAAGAACAGAACTCGTTTTCGGTATCTATAAAATTTTTAAAAAATGAACATCGTAATTATTGA
- a CDS encoding DUF2141 domain-containing protein has translation MKKTTVLCLNTLAGLLFIFLTSYTQVRETPVKVTGIRSPKGKIILNVFKDNESYNNEQPYKKLTFDKKALNNGTLTVMVGLESGTYGITLIDDENENGKIDKNLIRMPKEGFGFSNFFMEKLKKPTFDDFKVDLKATAKVDIKVKYM, from the coding sequence ATGAAAAAAACAACTGTATTATGCCTTAACACGCTTGCGGGCTTGCTGTTTATCTTCCTTACTTCTTATACACAAGTACGGGAAACACCGGTAAAAGTCACTGGTATCAGGTCCCCTAAGGGCAAAATCATTCTCAATGTTTTTAAGGATAATGAAAGTTACAACAATGAGCAGCCTTACAAAAAACTCACATTCGATAAAAAGGCACTAAATAACGGCACGCTCACGGTAATGGTAGGGCTGGAGTCGGGAACTTATGGTATAACTCTCATCGACGATGAAAACGAAAACGGGAAAATCGACAAGAATTTGATAAGAATGCCCAAAGAGGGCTTCGGCTTCTCCAACTTCTTTATGGAAAAGCTCAAAAAGCCAACCTTCGACGACTTTAAAGTTGATTTAAAAGCAACGGCCAAAGTTGACATCAAAGTAAAATATATGTAA
- a CDS encoding DUF4397 domain-containing protein encodes MKKALKINMKTSAIYKKVLTGIALLTTAVSFSSCKKNTIDPSGQFNIKVVNAASTSGPQSFTIANSVLVNGGLKYTDASPYITTASGKRLVMEFKDEGSSNVYASGELYTTNGVSFTVYMAGKGSSARVKSFEDDLATPNNGKVKIKFIHLSDNAPSDINIKDASGDDLVTNISRNIASGYKYVDPGTLSVQLYGTASRKNIGNFNIADLQAGKIYSLYFSDASDGSLNINKVLHN; translated from the coding sequence ATGAAAAAAGCATTAAAAATCAACATGAAAACATCAGCAATTTATAAGAAAGTGTTAACGGGCATAGCCCTGCTTACAACCGCCGTATCTTTTTCGTCCTGCAAAAAAAACACTATCGATCCTTCGGGGCAATTCAACATCAAAGTAGTTAATGCGGCATCTACCTCGGGGCCGCAGAGTTTTACAATTGCCAACTCGGTATTGGTAAACGGCGGACTTAAATATACCGATGCTTCGCCCTACATTACCACCGCCTCCGGAAAAAGGCTGGTTATGGAATTCAAAGATGAAGGATCAAGCAATGTTTACGCATCCGGCGAACTTTATACTACTAACGGCGTAAGCTTTACGGTATATATGGCGGGCAAAGGTTCATCGGCCAGGGTTAAATCTTTTGAAGATGACCTGGCCACGCCTAACAATGGCAAGGTAAAAATTAAGTTTATCCATTTAAGCGATAACGCGCCGTCGGATATCAATATCAAAGATGCGTCGGGTGATGACCTTGTAACCAATATCAGCAGGAACATTGCAAGTGGTTACAAATATGTCGATCCGGGAACACTATCTGTACAATTGTACGGAACCGCCTCCAGGAAAAACATAGGCAACTTTAATATAGCAGATCTTCAAGCCGGTAAAATATATTCCTTGTACTTCAGCGATGCAAGCGATGGCAGTCTTAACATAAATAAGGTACTGCACAATTAA